The sequence TTTTTATTGGAAAGTCCACAAAGAAATTATTTTTTGCAAGCAACTGCAAGTCAAATTATTCCTTTTTATGTTCATAAAGAACTTGGCCGCATTCATCCAAAAAGTTCGCAAGTCGTTCCACAAAATCCTGAAATGGAAAAAGAGCCTTCAAAAGAGAATCACAAAATTTCAAAGACTGAGCATCTTTCGCCTTTTAAAACCGGTTTCGGAATAGATGTCCGAATGGGATTTTATTTTTAATTGAATATTTCTAAATTTACCGCATGCCTGTTAATTTAACGCAAGGAAGTATTTTAAAAAATATTGCGGTCTTTTCGATTCCGTATTTGGCGGCGTATTTTTTGCAAACTCTTTATGGCCTCGCGGACCTTTTTATTATCGGACAATACGAAGGCGCCAAATCGATTACCGCAGTTGCCGTCGGAAGCCAAGCGATGCATTTTTTGACCGTGATGATTGTCGGGCTTGCGATGGGCGTGACGGTTTTAATTAGCAAAGCGGTGGGCGCAAAAAATTTTCGAAGCATTTCTCGCATCACAGGAAATACGATTTTATTGTTTAGCGCTGTCGCATGTATTTCGACTGTTGTGCTTTTGTTTTTTTGTTCAAGCATTGTGTCCATTTTACAAACGCCAACCGAAGCGGTAGAAGAAACAAAAAATTATTTGAAAATTTGCTTTGCCGGAATTCCATTCATCATTGCATACAACTTAATCGCTGCAATTTTCCGCGGGCTAGGCGATTCAAAACATCCGATGTACTTTATTGCGTTTGCGTGCATTTTAAATATTTTTCTCGATTTTATTTTTATGGGCGTTTTAAAATGGGGCGCGAAGGGCGCTGCATTGGCAACGATTATTGCGCAAGCGTTAAGCGTTTTCATTTCGTTAATCGCCGCAAAAAAATTGCACCTTGGAATTCCTTTAACCCGCAGAGATTTTCGAATTCACAAAAAAATTCTTCAAGCTATTTGGAGCATTGGTTCGCCGATTGCGTTACAAGACGGATTTATTCAAGTTTCGTTTTTGTTCATCACGATGATTGCGAATAGTCGCGGTTTAGAAATTGCAGCCGCCGTAGGAATTGTCGAAAAAATTATTTGCTTTTTATTCTTAGTGCCGTCTGCGATGCTTTCAACAATTTCTGCCATCGCTGCGCAAAATTTAGGTGCGGGATTTCACGAACGAGCCAAGAAAACTCTTTGGGCGGGCACAAGTATTGCTGTGGGAATCGGAATTATTTTTGCCGTTTTATTTCAATTTATTTCAGAGCCTTCGCTCAAACTTTTTACAAGCGAAACAGCAGTCATTTTATTTGGCGTGCAATATTTGCGCACGTATGTAATCGATTGCTTTTTTGCTTCCATTCATTTTTGCTTTAGCGGATATTTTACTGCGTGCGGCTATTCGATTATTTCGTTTGTTCACAATTTATTTTCAATTATTTTATTTCGCATTCCGGGCACATGGCTCGCTGCAAAATATTTTCCCGATTCGCTTTATGCGATGGGACTTGCCGCTCCTTTGGGCTCTTTATTTTCCGTTATCGTTTGCGTCGCCGTATTTATTTGGCTTCAAAAAAGAATTGCCAAAAAATCGATTATGCACTAGCTAAAAAATTTACACTTCGGAATTTGAATTTTCCAAGTGACGAGTTTTAATTGCTTATTCGCAAACATTTCTTCGGGATCGATGAGCGCTGTCGCAGGCTTCCCCGCAAATTCTAGAGGCGTTCCGCCAAAGTCCACCACTTTGAGAGCATTTTGCGCAAGCGCTTGCTTTAATAATTTATCGCCGAAGAAAATTACCGTCGTCGGCTGCATCAATGCGATTTCTTTTTCAAGCATTTTTTTGAATACAGCAGCAACTTGCGGAAGCACCATTCGCGAAATGACTTTTTTGCAAAAATAGGTGACAGCGATTTCTTCGGGCGTTACATGCAAACTTTTGAACATGCGCAAAATCATTTGTCCCACATCCGAATTCACATAACCATTTGTCAAATATTTTTCTAGCGGAGAATACACGACGAGCAAAAATCGCGGGGCGTTTAATTTTCCTTCGCCGCGGATAAATTGCGTTTTCGCATACAATTTTTCGGCTGCAACCAAACTGTAAAATTCTTCCAAAGTTTTGGCGTTTTCATACGCCGAAGGCACTGCTGATTTTGCTGATTCGGGAATGATAATTTTTGCGGGCGCGGGATTAAAGACGCGCGGTTTTGCAGGAGCAGGCGCGGGCGTAGAAAAAGAAGAACGTTGCGGCTGTGAAAACGGAGCGGGCGATGGCGCAGAAATTGGCTGCGGAGCATTCACCGGCTGAGACATTCGAACGGGCGAAAGAGTCCACGGTTCATCTAAAATAACAGAACTTTCCCCGATGTCAATTTGTTCGGCGAGATATTTCGCAAGTTCCGAAAAATCAGGCATGAGAAGACTCCAACAAGCAAGTTACTTTATCTGCAATTTTTTGTGCTAATTCCGATTTTGTGTGCATTTGCAATTCGGGAATCGGCGCATTTTTTTCGAGAATCGCAAACGGAACGCGGTCAAATCCAAAGCCCGCATTTTGCATTACAGGCGTATTGAGTACGAGTAAATCGGCGCCACTTTTTTCAAATTTTTCTGCGCCATGATTTTTTACATCATCCGTTTCGAGCCCAAAGCCTACGATGATTTGACCTGCAGATTTATTCTTCACCGAGTCCCGCAAAATATTCGGATTCGGTTCCAATTCCAAATTAAGTTGACTGCGACTATCTTTGATTTTCGTTTGAGAAACATGCTTCGGACGATAATCGGCAACGGCTGCGCAATGCACGATTGCGTTTACTTCCGATTCTCTTTGCATCACCGCTTGATACATTTCGAGCGAATTTTTTATGCGGACATTTTCAGCAAAAGTTGGCGCAGAAATATCCATCGGGCCGTGCACAAAAACGACGCGATAACCCGCATTCCAAAATGCTTCAGCGAGAGCGACTGCAGTTTTTCCACTCGAACGATTTGAAATATAACGCACCGGGTCAATTGCTTCTTCGGTTCTGCCCGCGGTAATTAAAACAGTTTTTCCATTTTCTTTTTCACGAAAATTTTTGAGAGCGCGCACAATTTCTGCGGGCTCCATAAATCGTCCCGGTCCATTTTCTCCGCAAGCGAGTTCTCCGCTCGGCGATTCTAAAATTTGCGTATCCGAAAAAGAACGGAGAGTTATCAAATTGCGCTTTACCGCCGGCGATAAAAACATCGTCGTATTCATCGCGGGCGCAATCCATTTTGGGCAAGCGCTCGACATATAGCAAAGCGAAACCGGATCGTCGGCAATTCCATTCGCCATTTTTCCAATGCAATCCGCCGAGGCGGGCGCCGCTAAAAAAAGATCTGCCCAACGCGGAAAGTCGATGTGTTGAAACGGACGTCCTTCGGGATTTCCATCTTTTGTATAAACCGGACATTTAGAAAGCGAAGCAAAAGTTAAAGGTGCGACAAATTTCGTCGCCGCTTCCGTCATCGCCACGCGGACTTCGGCACCTTCTTTTTGAAGTAAGCGCAAAAGTTCGCAAGCTTTATACGCCGCGATGCTTCCGGTAACGCCCAAAAGAATTTTCTTTCCCGAAAGATTCATTTCGATTCCTTTGCTTTGAGATTTCGCACAAATTCAATCGCCCCGAGGCCCGCTTTTGCACCGTCGCCAACAGCAACCGCTACTTGCAAAATTCCTCCGAGGCAATCGCCCGCCGCAAAAAGTCCCGGCACTGTTGTCATGCGTTTTTCGTCAACGGCGAGTTTATTTTTCTGCACAGCAGCTCCGGTTTTGCGCGCCAAATCGGCGGCACTCGCCGTTCCAATCGCCACAAAAATTCCATCAACCGCAATTTCTTTTCCGCTTTCAAAGCGAATTTTTTGCACTTTGCCTTCGCCTTCTACTGCGACAATTTTTTCGGTTTCAAGCGCATAATCTGCGGGAATTTCCACCGTCGTTTTTTCGCCTAATGTGCAAATTGAAACCGATGCGGCGAGCGGTAAAAGTTCACTCGCTTCAGCGAGCGCATACGCGCCGCTGCCGAGAACTGCCACATTTTTTTTGCGATAAAAAAATCCATCGCACACGGCGCAGTAACTAACACCTTTTCCTTCGAACGCGTCCAAGCCGGGAACCGGAGCTTTCGAACGCACAGAACCTGCTGCGATAATTACCGACTTCGCCAAAAATTCTGTTTCCGCATTTTCGTATTTCACGCGCACATGAAATTTTTCGGCAAACATTAAATCGATGACTTCTCCCGTGAAAAATTCTGCGCCTAATTTCTTCGCTTGATCTTCACCGCGTTGCGCAAGTTCCTTGCCCGTGATGGCGCTTTCTAAGCCGTAATAATTGGCGATGGCATGTGCCCGAGAAAGTGCGCCCGCATCTTTTGCGACGATTAAAACCGAAAGCCCTGCGCGCAAAGCATAAAGTGCTGCAGAAATTCCAGCGGGACCTTTCCCGATAATCAAGACATCAAAATCATTCTGCATTTTTCACCTCTTGATAACGCACATCTGCGGATTCAATAGGAAGTTCTTTTCCCGCGTCCATCGCTGCATTTAACGCTTCGGATTTTTCCGTAGAAAGCCACCAATAAATCGGAATGCTTTCGTCTTCGCGTCCAAATTTTGCATAAACATTTTGCGGCATTCCGAAACGATTCCAGTAAAGAATCCGATGAAAATCGCATTGCCACATAAGTACATACGGCACAATTTCGGTTAAACGTAAATCTAACGCCCGCAAAATTTCTTGGCGCTTTTTCAAATCAAATTCTGTCTTTTGCAATTTTACAAGACTATCGACAATCGCATCTTGTAAACCGGTAACATTATTGGTTCCGGGATCATTTGCCGTTGCACTCGACCACGATGCTTCGGGATCATTTAACCGAGAGCTTCCCCAAGCAATCCAATACATATCAAAGTCCGCTTCATCCAAACGTTTGCGGAGAGTACTTTGCGAAATTTGTTCGATGGAAACTTGAATGCCCGCTTTTTGCAACGCTTCTTGATAAAGAGTCAAATGCCGCATATCTTCGCTCGCCGTGATAAACGAAATCGTAAACGGCTTCCCTTCTTTTTCAAGCATTCCTTTGGCGCCAGGAACGTAACCCGCTTCGGCGAAAAGTTTTCGCGCTTGATCCATATCAAACGGATAATTTAACGCTTTCGGATTTTCATGCGATTCCCATAAATCCGGATAATAACTGTTGAGCAAAAAATATTGATCGTACATATATTTTTCGTTCATCAATTTTCGATTCATCAAATACGAAAGCGCTTTGCGCACGCGGACATCTTGAAATTTTTCGCGGCGTAAATTCATCGCCATTCCTTGGAAGCCAATCGGTTCGCGATTGAAAATGCGCTGTTTTACCGCCCAACCTTTTTTCACAGCATCGAAATCGGTTTGCTTCATCCAAATCGATGAGGTGTAAACTGCGTAAGCGTCCAAGTCGCCTTTTTTGAAAGCTTCGAGCGCTTTCGTGCGATCTTCCATAAAACGGTAACGGATTTTTTCGAAATTATATTTTCCGTGATTCCATTTTTTATGATAGCCCCACCAATCTGCGTTTCGAGAAAGTTCTACGTAGCGATCTTCGCGAAAATCTGAAATTTTATACGGGCCTTCGACCACCGGAAATTTGTAACGAATTTGATTAAAGTCTGCGTCTTTCCAAATATGTTTGGGGAATGCGACAAGTCCTGCGGCTTCCCAAAAATTCGCCCAATGCACATCTTTTGCTGTAATCGCAATCGTGAGAGAATCCACAATTTCGGGGCGCGAGAAACGCGATAATCCGACTTTAAAAATCGGCGTTAAATTTTTCGGATTCATGATGACGTCGTAATAAAACTGCACATCTTCGGCGGTAATGGATTTGCCATCGCTCCACTTTGCCCGCGGATCCAAATGAAATGTAAATGTCATGCTGTCCGCAGAAATTTCCCAACGATCAGCGAGAATTCCCACCGGACGATCTTCGGTTGTATGCAACGAAACGAGAGGCTCAAACATTAAATTCATCAAGCCCGCGCTAAAGCTGTTATAATCTTCCCACATGTTGAAAGACTTCGGCATCGCAGAGCCCCAAAGGCGAATATTTCCGCAAGGAACTGCCGCGAGATTTGCCATCGGATCGTATTCACCATCCGCATCCGCAGGATATTGTGCTGCAGCTGGACACTGCGTTTTTGCAGCCGTTTTCGGCGAATCTTTTTCTTGGCAAGCGGTGAATGCGATGAGAATTCCGAGAATTCCTAAAAATTTTATTTTCCCGTTCATTTCTTTTTTCCTTTTGCAGCTTCGCGCGCCGCTTTTTCGGTGCGGGCGATGGAACGCTTTGTCACTTTTTGCGGTTTCGTATTGAGAAGAGCTTCGTTTGTTTTGGCAGCTTCTTCCGCTTGAAATTTTGCAAGAGCTTCTTTGGCAGCTTCTTGTTCTGCTTTCTTTTTGGAAGCGCCTTTTCCGCGACCATATTCGTGGCCATCGTACATCACCGTCATCTCAAAAATTTTGCAGTGCTCCGGCCCGGATTCCGAAACGACTTCATAATCGGGCGCAGGCAATGAACGCGCTTGCATATATTCCAAAAGGGCGCTTTTATAATTGATAAAATCCGATTCGGAGACAACTTCTTGCACATTCGGGAAAATGTGTTTCTCCAAAAATTTTCGGCATTGTTTAATGTCGCTATCCAAATAAATAGCACCGAGAATCGCTTCGAACGCATCTTCCAAAACGCTATCGCGATCACGGCCACCGTTTTTCGCTTCGCCTTTTCCGACGCGCAAATACGAGCCCAAATTCCAACTGCGGGCAATTTTCGTAAGCGCTTGTCCCGAAACGATGACGCTTTTCATCTTCGAAAGATCGCCTTCGGGTAAATGCGGATAAGTTTTATAAAGGTATTCTGTGACGAGCATATTCAAAACAGAATCGCCCAAAAATTCCAAGCGTTCATTATTTTCCCAATAAGGCATTTCTTTGCCCGAAAGCCAAGAACGATGCACCAACGCATGCGCTAAATATTCGGGATTTTTAAATTCATAACCCAAACTTTTTTCGAGGTCATTTCCCGATTTTTTGCGGAACCACAAAAATATGCGGCGAATCACATTTTTACCTTGTTTTTCTTCCATACGAGGAAT comes from Hallerella porci and encodes:
- a CDS encoding MATE family efflux transporter, whose protein sequence is MPVNLTQGSILKNIAVFSIPYLAAYFLQTLYGLADLFIIGQYEGAKSITAVAVGSQAMHFLTVMIVGLAMGVTVLISKAVGAKNFRSISRITGNTILLFSAVACISTVVLLFFCSSIVSILQTPTEAVEETKNYLKICFAGIPFIIAYNLIAAIFRGLGDSKHPMYFIAFACILNIFLDFIFMGVLKWGAKGAALATIIAQALSVFISLIAAKKLHLGIPLTRRDFRIHKKILQAIWSIGSPIALQDGFIQVSFLFITMIANSRGLEIAAAVGIVEKIICFLFLVPSAMLSTISAIAAQNLGAGFHERAKKTLWAGTSIAVGIGIIFAVLFQFISEPSLKLFTSETAVILFGVQYLRTYVIDCFFASIHFCFSGYFTACGYSIISFVHNLFSIILFRIPGTWLAAKYFPDSLYAMGLAAPLGSLFSVIVCVAVFIWLQKRIAKKSIMH
- a CDS encoding extracellular solute-binding protein produces the protein MNGKIKFLGILGILIAFTACQEKDSPKTAAKTQCPAAAQYPADADGEYDPMANLAAVPCGNIRLWGSAMPKSFNMWEDYNSFSAGLMNLMFEPLVSLHTTEDRPVGILADRWEISADSMTFTFHLDPRAKWSDGKSITAEDVQFYYDVIMNPKNLTPIFKVGLSRFSRPEIVDSLTIAITAKDVHWANFWEAAGLVAFPKHIWKDADFNQIRYKFPVVEGPYKISDFREDRYVELSRNADWWGYHKKWNHGKYNFEKIRYRFMEDRTKALEAFKKGDLDAYAVYTSSIWMKQTDFDAVKKGWAVKQRIFNREPIGFQGMAMNLRREKFQDVRVRKALSYLMNRKLMNEKYMYDQYFLLNSYYPDLWESHENPKALNYPFDMDQARKLFAEAGYVPGAKGMLEKEGKPFTISFITASEDMRHLTLYQEALQKAGIQVSIEQISQSTLRKRLDEADFDMYWIAWGSSRLNDPEASWSSATANDPGTNNVTGLQDAIVDSLVKLQKTEFDLKKRQEILRALDLRLTEIVPYVLMWQCDFHRILYWNRFGMPQNVYAKFGREDESIPIYWWLSTEKSEALNAAMDAGKELPIESADVRYQEVKNAE
- a CDS encoding NAD(P)/FAD-dependent oxidoreductase, giving the protein MQNDFDVLIIGKGPAGISAALYALRAGLSVLIVAKDAGALSRAHAIANYYGLESAITGKELAQRGEDQAKKLGAEFFTGEVIDLMFAEKFHVRVKYENAETEFLAKSVIIAAGSVRSKAPVPGLDAFEGKGVSYCAVCDGFFYRKKNVAVLGSGAYALAEASELLPLAASVSICTLGEKTTVEIPADYALETEKIVAVEGEGKVQKIRFESGKEIAVDGIFVAIGTASAADLARKTGAAVQKNKLAVDEKRMTTVPGLFAAGDCLGGILQVAVAVGDGAKAGLGAIEFVRNLKAKESK
- the coaBC gene encoding bifunctional phosphopantothenoylcysteine decarboxylase/phosphopantothenate--cysteine ligase CoaBC; its protein translation is MNLSGKKILLGVTGSIAAYKACELLRLLQKEGAEVRVAMTEAATKFVAPLTFASLSKCPVYTKDGNPEGRPFQHIDFPRWADLFLAAPASADCIGKMANGIADDPVSLCYMSSACPKWIAPAMNTTMFLSPAVKRNLITLRSFSDTQILESPSGELACGENGPGRFMEPAEIVRALKNFREKENGKTVLITAGRTEEAIDPVRYISNRSSGKTAVALAEAFWNAGYRVVFVHGPMDISAPTFAENVRIKNSLEMYQAVMQRESEVNAIVHCAAVADYRPKHVSQTKIKDSRSQLNLELEPNPNILRDSVKNKSAGQIIVGFGLETDDVKNHGAEKFEKSGADLLVLNTPVMQNAGFGFDRVPFAILEKNAPIPELQMHTKSELAQKIADKVTCLLESSHA
- the rnc gene encoding ribonuclease III, whose amino-acid sequence is MEEKQGKNVIRRIFLWFRKKSGNDLEKSLGYEFKNPEYLAHALVHRSWLSGKEMPYWENNERLEFLGDSVLNMLVTEYLYKTYPHLPEGDLSKMKSVIVSGQALTKIARSWNLGSYLRVGKGEAKNGGRDRDSVLEDAFEAILGAIYLDSDIKQCRKFLEKHIFPNVQEVVSESDFINYKSALLEYMQARSLPAPDYEVVSESGPEHCKIFEMTVMYDGHEYGRGKGASKKKAEQEAAKEALAKFQAEEAAKTNEALLNTKPQKVTKRSIARTEKAAREAAKGKKK